The Candidatus Sulfotelmatobacter sp. nucleotide sequence CCAGGTGATGGCGAGCGAGTCGCCGTCGGCGTCGTAGCTGTTCGAGTCGTTGAACTGCACCTGCAGCGGCGCCGGGCCCACGGTGGGCGTGGCGCTCCCGATCGCCACCGGCGGCGTGTCGCCGCCGATCGGGCCGGTGTAGCGGATGCGGCGCACCTGATTGGCGAGGATCGCGACGTAGAGGATGTTGCCGGTGCCGGGCTCGAGCTGGAAGTCCACCGGGCCGTCCATGTTGGATCCGAACGCGTCGAACGACAGCAGCTGATTGGTCGGCGACATGGTGGCGACCCGCACCCAGTTCTGGCCGTAATCGCCGTGGAAATACTTGCCCCGGTACTGAGCCGGGTAGAGCGTGTCGCTGTAGAACACGCCGCCGATCGAGCAGTTGCCGAGGAAGCCCGGCGGATTGCCGGCGTAGTCGAGACGATGATGCCAGTCGGCGGCCGGCGTGGTGACCGGCGAGGGATCGTCGGGAACGACGCCAATCGAGTCGCAGCCGAGGTGCGAAGGGGCGAGCGGCCAGTACTCCGCCTGCTGCACCGGGCCCTCCCAGCACGGCCAGCCGAAGTTGTGGCCACCGCCCGTGAACACGTCCATCTCTTCCCAGTCGTTCCAGCCGACGTCGCCGATGTAGATCGCGCCCGGATTGCCCGCGCCCGGATCGGTGGCGCCCGAGCCCGGCCGCACGCAGAAACGGAACGGATTGCGGAAGCCGTACGCCCAGACCTTGGACTGGGGCGCGGTGGGATCGCCGTTGTAGAAGGGATTGCTCGGATAGCCGTGGCCGTCGGCGGGATTGATGCGCAGCACCTTGCCGCACAGGCTCTTGATGTATTGCGAACGGTACGAGCCGATGTCTTCGGCCGGATTGGTCCGCCCGGGCACGAAGTCCTGCGGGTAGAGCCCGCCGGCGTCGGGGCCGACGGTGAAGTCGGCGCCGTCGCCCACCGACATGAGCAGGCTGCCGTCGGTGCCCCAGCGCAGCGAGGCAATCGTGTGCGAGCCGGTGGCGATCAGCGGGCCGTGGCTCCAGGTATCGCCCATCAAGACGACGCGCGTGGTGGTGTCGATGACGTTGGTGTCGGCCGTGCTCATGGTGAAGCGCGAGAGCCGGCCAAAGGCGTCGAGCTGGTCCTCGACGTTGTCGGAGTCGGGATCCACCGTGTAGAGCAGGTACACGTAGTGGTTCTGGTAGAAGTGCGGATCCACGGTGACGCACAGCAGTCCGCGGTCGTAGGAGTTGAGCACTTCGCTGTCGTGGGCCCACACCGGATTCGGCAGCTTGACGCCGTTCTTCACCATCCACACGTGTCCGCGTTTCTCGGCGACCAGGATGCGGCCATCGGGGAGCGGCGCGATGCTGGTGGGCGTGTCGAAGTTCGCGCCCGGCGCGATGTCTTCGACCACGAACTGACCGGGGACGACGGGAGTGGCGTGCGCGCGGGGCGCGAACAGGATCGTGCCGGCGAGCGCGACGAGCAGCGCGCACCTGGCGGCGGCCGGGCGTCGTGGCAAGTTGCGGTTCAATGGATCTCCGGAGGCTGGCGGGCGTCGTGGGGTACGACCGACCCTCCCGAATGCCCCGATGCTAGTGATCGCGGGGTGTCCCGACAAGTGACATTAGTGTGCACGGAGCGGGCCGCGCCGGGCGCTCTCCGCTCCACATCGATCGCGCACGACCGCGCCCCGAGCGGGCTTGCGAGGCGCAGGGTCTACTCACCCAGGCCGTGCGAAACGCCCGGCCCGGATCGCCGCCGCGCGGCGCCCGGTGCGCGCCCGACGGCATCAGGGCCTGGCCGCGTTCCGTCCCGAATCGACCGGCACGTAGATCCAGGTGGGGGCGTTCAGGCTCCCCGCCAAAGGACGCAGCCGTTCCGTCAGCTCACCCAGATCGCCGGCTTGGGCGTAGGGCCCGTCCAGCGAGGCCCACATCGAGCGCGAGGCGTCGCCGCACTTGGCGAACACCGTGTCGCTCACGATCAGCGGCCGATTGGGTCCGGCGCGCAGCGAATCGAACATGCGCTCGAAGTAGCGCGGGTCGCGCTTCAGGAGCGCGTTGCCCTTCGCACGCACCACGTCGTCGAGCGGCAGCACGCACATGCCGGTGCCCTTCCCGGCCAGCGTGGTGAAATAGCCGTGGAACGGGAGCAGCACCGGCCCCGGGAGCGAGCGCAGCTTCTCGACGTAGTCGCGACGCGTCGCGGCGGCCCCCGGCCGCGGCAGCAGCGTGCGCATCGGATAGAGAAGCGGCAGGAACGCGAGCGCCAGCACCACGCAGGCGACCGCCGAGACCGGACGCGATGCGTCGCGAGCGCCCATGCTTCCGGCGCCGGCGATCGGCGCGCCGCCCTCGAGGCGCGCGGCCAATGCGTGAAGCGCGATCGGGCCGGCCACCGCGAACGCGGCGATGGTCGGCATCAGCGTGTGGAAGTAGGCGTAGGGGTCGAGCGTCGCGAGCAGTCCGGTGCCGATGCCGCCGAGCGCCGCCCAGTACCAGAGCCACTCGCGGCCGTGGGTCGCTCGCTCGCCCGATTCGGCGCGATCCACGAGCCCGAGCGTCACCGCCATCGCGGTGGGCAGGGTGAGCGCGCCGAACTTCCCGACCAGCACGTCGCCCAGGTAGACGAAGATGCGGCCGCGGGAGATCTGCGACCAGTGTCGCGGCACGTCGTAGGTGTAGAACGGGAACCACGGCCCGAGCCACAGCGTCAGCAACAGATAACCGCCACCGGCGACCGCCAGCAGCGCAAGCGCATAGGGCAGCAGGCGACGCCGATCGTGGAACAGCAGGTAGCCGAGCCCCGCGAATCCGAACAGCAGCCCGTGCTGCTTGGCGAAGAATCCGAGTCCGGTGAGCGCGCCGGCCCAGATCGCGCCCGAGCGATCGGCGCGGAAGCGCAGCACCGCGAGTCCGGCAAACTCGAGCATCAGCATCACGGGATCGGGGCGCACCACGTCGTAGCCGCCGCGCGTGATGCCGTGGCCCATCAGGAACAGCGCGACGCTCGCCGCGCCGAACAGCGCGCTGCGGGTCTCGCGGCGCACGATCTCGAACGCCGCGGCGGCGAAACCGAGCACGCCGAGCAGGTCCACCAGCCGCCCCTGCCACAGCTCGGGTCCCATCAGCTTGACCAGCGGCGCCACCAGCACCGCGAACATCGGCATGTAAACGAACGGGATGAAATGCAGCGTCGGCTGAACATAGAGCGGCAGCCCCTGGGCGAGCCGGATGGCGCTGTCCATCATCATGCCTTCGCCGTTCCCCAGCTCGATCGGACAGCCGAAGCGTCGCGCCGAGAGCGCGACGAAGGCGCCGATCGCGGCCAGCGCGATGGCCCACAGGCCGAGCCGGATGAGGCGCGCGATCACGCCCCGCTCGCCCGCGGCGCCGCCCAGTTCCAGCGCAGGTTGATCGCGAAATTCCACGCCGTCCCGACCCCGATCGCGATCGCGTTGCCGATCAGGTAGTGGAGCCCGAGCTGTCGCACGCAGAAGGTCAGCACCGCCACGGTGATCGCGACGCCGGCGAGGCAGATCACCTCGAAGCGCGCGAAGCGGGCGAGCCTCGCGCCGGCGCCGGGCTTCAAGGCGGCGCGATCGGCGAACGTCCAGATCTCGTTCCAGGTGAAGTTGTTGAAGATCGCAAGCTGCGCCGAGATCAGTTTGGCGGTGACCAACGGCAGCGCCAGCCGCTTCGGGTCGTGGAGCAGGTACAACGCGCCCATGTCCACCAGCACGCCCGAGCCTCCGACCAGCCCGAAGCGCAGGAAGCGGCCGGCCAGCTCGACCGCGCTCACGCGGCGCTCGACGCGGGTGGCGGCTTCGGCGGCCGCGCGGCCATGGCCATCAGCGCGAAGCGCAGCGCGGTCACCGTCACGATCAAGGCGCGGAACAATCCCGGATGCCGCTCGCGGCGGAAGTAAGCAATTGGGAAGTACGCGAACGTGATCCACGACAACGCCACCACGGCGACCGACAGCCGCGGCCAGGTCCACCACGCCACGAACGGCACCAGCCACAGTACGAATTGCGGCGAGTAGAAGACCGAGAAGCTGACGAACCCGGCGAGCGCGAACAGGAATGCGCGGAGCAGATCCTCGAAGCGGCGCGGCCGGAACGCGGCCGCCCCCAGCGCGGACGCCGCCTGCAGGAGCGGCGGAATCCAGCGCGCTCTGGCGATCAGCGCGGGAAGCGCCGGCCCCGTGAGATAGGCGATTCCGTCGTAGCCGCTCTCACCGTTCAGCCCGCGGATCGCCTGAAAGCGGAATGGAAAGAGCATGCCGTCGCGGCCGGCGAACAGGATCACCACCAGATTGGCGAGCACGAAGGGCGCGAGCTGCAGCACCAGCACTTCGAGCGTTTCTCGAACCGGTCGCCGGCTCCACACGTAGATCGTGTAGGCCGGCACCAGGAACAGCGCGTAAGCCTTGAGCGCGCTGACCAGTCCGAGCAGCAGCGCGCCGCGCCGCAGGTGATCGGCGCGGATGGCCTCGACCGCGAACAACATCGCGACCACGGTATAGACGTCGAAGCGGTAGAGCGAGAAGTGGAGCGCCGCCGGCGTCAGCCACAGGAGCGGCGCGGGCCGCGGATAGCGCGTGATCAGCCGGTAGAGCACGAACAGGTAGAGCGGCAAGGTCACGCTCACCCAGAGCCAGGCGAACCGGTCGAAC carries:
- a CDS encoding glycosyltransferase family 39 protein, producing the protein MIARLIRLGLWAIALAAIGAFVALSARRFGCPIELGNGEGMMMDSAIRLAQGLPLYVQPTLHFIPFVYMPMFAVLVAPLVKLMGPELWQGRLVDLLGVLGFAAAAFEIVRRETRSALFGAASVALFLMGHGITRGGYDVVRPDPVMLMLEFAGLAVLRFRADRSGAIWAGALTGLGFFAKQHGLLFGFAGLGYLLFHDRRRLLPYALALLAVAGGGYLLLTLWLGPWFPFYTYDVPRHWSQISRGRIFVYLGDVLVGKFGALTLPTAMAVTLGLVDRAESGERATHGREWLWYWAALGGIGTGLLATLDPYAYFHTLMPTIAAFAVAGPIALHALAARLEGGAPIAGAGSMGARDASRPVSAVACVVLALAFLPLLYPMRTLLPRPGAAATRRDYVEKLRSLPGPVLLPFHGYFTTLAGKGTGMCVLPLDDVVRAKGNALLKRDPRYFERMFDSLRAGPNRPLIVSDTVFAKCGDASRSMWASLDGPYAQAGDLGELTERLRPLAGSLNAPTWIYVPVDSGRNAARP
- a CDS encoding GtrA family protein, with amino-acid sequence MSAVELAGRFLRFGLVGGSGVLVDMGALYLLHDPKRLALPLVTAKLISAQLAIFNNFTWNEIWTFADRAALKPGAGARLARFARFEVICLAGVAITVAVLTFCVRQLGLHYLIGNAIAIGVGTAWNFAINLRWNWAAPRASGA